The region AGCGGGATGTTCCGTCACACACGCATACATCTCGGACACCTCAGTCTCTTAAGGAAGCGGGCAGATTTGAGGACGATGGCGGACTTGGGCTTTTGACTTCAGTCTACTGTCTTAAAGGGGTAAAGATGCCTTAGCGGTGGAGGCTTTTGGAAACGGAATCTCGCGCCCTGCCGCGGGGGGATAACTTTCCGACCTTTAAAGCACCGAAAGGGGGAAAACAAGATCCGGCCGGCCGGCCAGCCAGGCCAGGGGACCCCTTGAAAAGTAACACTGCGTTCAgggtgctgggggcgggggtgctgcAAACAGAAGGTCGAGTTTCAGTTTGGGAGTTAGCGTAGAAAAGAAGAGGGTATCGCAAGTAGTGTGTTCTAAGGGACTGAGAAGGAACATTGTCACAGCTGCTCTCAAATATGATGACTCTCaccctgaaataaatgaaaaaccgaGGAGAGGAAAAACTAGGCAAACGGGAAAGTAGAAAGGGAGGCGGATGGGCCGGGGGTGGGGCGGCGTAGGGAGGAGTCGGCCCAAGCCAATCAGTGGCGCCAAAGACGAGGACGCCCCAGCCAATGGATAGCCAGCGCGGGACTTTCAAGTAGTGTCCCGCCCAACTGGGAAAAAGACTGTGCCTATAAAGACTGCTGCAGCGGCCGCACCCCTGGTTACTCTCCCTGCGCGGCGCAGCTCCCGTAAGTCCGCGTCTTGGTTCGCTATGGCTCGTACAAAGCAGACTGCCCGCAAGTCGACCGGTGGCAAGGCCCCGCGGAAGCAGCTGGCCACCAAGGCGGCTCGCAAGAGCGCGCCGGCCACGGGCGGCGTCAAGAAGCCGCACCGCTACCGGCCGGGCACCGTGGCCCTGCGGGAGATCCGGCGCTACCAGAAGTCGACCGAGCTGCTGATCCGCAAGCTGCCGTTCCAACGGCTGGTGCGCGAGATCGCGCAGGACTTCAAGACGGACCTGCGCTTCCAGAGCTCGGCCGTGATGGCGCTGCAGGAGGCGAGCGAGGCCTACCTGGTGGGGCTGTTTGAGGACACGAACCTGTGCGCCATCCACGCCAAGCGCGTGACCATCATGCCCAAAGACATCCAGCTGGCTCGCCGCATCCGCGGGGAGCGGGCTTAAGTAGTGTGCGCTCGGCTCGAGGTTCCATCAAATCCAAAGGCTCTTTTCAGAGCCACCCACGACTACACTTGAAAGAGGCTGTGTCGCTTGTCCGCCCTCTCTCGGCAGGCCTTCGCCTACTCCGCGAGCGTTAGGGCGCGCTCAAGACGGGAGGACCTTAGAGCGCGCCAAGCACTGGACTCCCAGCAGATAAACAGGCTAAAGGCCAGTTGTACGGTCTAAACCCCTGCTTGCTGCTGCCTTCCCGAGTGTCAGTAACTGCAGAGTTGGGTCAGTGTGCTTGTCTGCGCTGGCGGGTTGCCGCCGCCTCCTTGGGCGCCTTAGAACGTCCAACTCGCTGCTTAGAGGTGGCCCTGCGTTTTCTCGTCGGTTGGGGCTCTTTTCTAGCGCTTTTGTCCTCCATTGTAGGCCACGATTGTAATATTCCCGGGAGCATAATGAGCTCTGATTAGGTGTGGGGCGACTGGCGGTGTGGGGAGGTGGGTTGAGGGAAGGCGGAGTCACTTGGAGACGCTCGGGATTCGCGGGTTAAAGGGCGCGGGGTTTGGGTTTTAGGCGGTTGAGATCCGCGTACAGATTGGACTTCGTCACCGGTGCCGGAAAGGTCCCCTCCGGACACTTGGCTCCCCCGCTCCGGAGGGATACCGCCACCCGGGTCCTGGCCCACTTCTGCCGAGTAAAGTGCTGCATTTTATCGCTAAGTGCCAATAATTTGAGGCCTCACTCCCCTCATAACCGGGGATGAATGACAGGGTGCTTGTACAGATCCTAAAGCCACTTTGGTGAGCTGCGTCTTAAAGGGATTGCTTTCCTGCCCAGTTCCACAAAGAGAGTTCGTGAGGCTATCGCTTCAACCTCTGGTAGTGTCTATACCTGTTTTATTCAGACATGTGGGATGTCTCTTCTCAGGTTTTGGGTTACTAAGTGAAAGGAAAGAAACGGGGCTCTGAGCTGAAGTTTGGGGAAGAGATCAAACAGGCAGAGCATGGTCTTCCTTTGGGGAGATGGAGTCgtctcccccgcccccgccgttAGGAAATAGAATGGAGGCCTGAGAAGATTCTTGTACCGTttgggtcgggggtggggggagtgaacGGGGTGGCGGGGGATGGAAGTGCAAGGCTTCTAATGGGCAGCAGAGTGGGGGCAAGGGCTTGCACAGCACTTCACAGATAATCAGACACAAAGGCTGTACAGGTCTTATGTGATACCTTTTCTTAACCTTCTCAGTCATCTATCTGAACTTGGAAGAGGCCAAGACCTGTTCTGTCTCAGCACAGTGACAGATAGAAAGCATTTGTTATGGAAGTCAGTGAGAATacagagggaaaaggaaagatacttttttttccttctttttttcttaagctttacttacttttgaaatgtatcagaaaagagaagagcaaggttgccacttctttctgcTCCAGGGTCACAGCAATTTCCAGAGCATGCCTCCAGGTCTCTGCCTAGACCCTGATTACCTGCTTAGGTCCTCAATGCAGGGTGGATCCAGGACCTGTGTCAGTACTCTGAGTTAAGAAGTAGTAAACTTTTAAGGTGTGGTGGGGCACCACCTTTGCACCCATCATCTCATCCATCCTCAGGTAAAACTTTCAGGGACAAACAGACATAGGGTTTTCTGAGGTACAGCTTGAGGTTCTCAGTTGAGTGACttgatttgctggcatactgagtgcagcgcttgcacagcatcaccttttaggatttgaaatagcttagctggaattctatcacctccactaagcTAGTGATGCTTAGTTAGTGTAGTgatgtttgtagtgatgcttcctaaggcctgcttgacttctcattccaggatgtttggttcgaggtgagtgatcacactgttgtggttatctgggtcattaagatcttttttgtctagttcttctgtgtattcttgccacctgttattagtatcttctgcttctgttaggaccattctgtttctctcctttattgtgcccatctttgcatgaaatattcccttggtatctccaattttcttgaagaggtctctagtctttcccagtctattgttttcctctatttctttgccctgatcactgaggaaggcttttttatttcttgctatccgttgtaactctgcattcagatgggtatatctttccttttctcctttgcgtttaggttctcttttctcagctatttgtaaggcctcctcagacagcattctccttttttgcatttctggcGGGTTAcataacagcaacagcaaaaggAAAGATCCTAACTTGAATAATCTGGTTTCAGAACTCATGGAACAAGAACTGGAACAACAATTTCCAACAAGAAGTGTAACTGATCTGTCCATTAGCTGCCTGCAGGCAAATCTATATGGGAAGCCAAACTACAATCAGaaagactgaaagagaaaaagcctGGAGGCAGATGACTTCAGTGGCTGCCATTACTCAACCAGGGTACCATTTCACTCTAAAGGCTGCCTCATGACAAGAACTGGAAATGCTCACTAGAGAGTCAGGGTACATCTGCCTTGGAGGGTACTTTGATGGTTGCAACCCCCttgttccctcctctcctccctcgtTTCCAGCCCTCTTCTCTAATAAGGTTGTGGGTAAGAAATTACTTTCTTGTAATCATAGTCTTCTACTCTACTACCAGATAAGAAATCCCAGAGTTCACTGAACAGAAAGGCCAAATAAAGATGTTCAAATCACAGTTAATTGAATCcatttaaaacatgaaacaaagAGCAAGGGAAAATGAGGAGCAAGGGTAAACTAACATACATATTAGTAGAATAGGCTTCAATGATGGGGGAAGTACAACACTGTATCCAGTGCTGAGTTACAGTTTTCTGTCCTGTCTTGCTCTGTGGCATCAGCCTTCCCGTTTATGCTGCAGTTAAAAGGACTAGAGATGAGTGGACAAGGGGACTCAGCAGACAGAAGGTGCTTGATCCTAATTTAAGCTTGTTCAGTCAGTGAGATACAGGGGCAAGAGTGTCTGGCAGTCATTGTAATTCACCAATAACTTGCTGAGCAGCTATGGATTTCTCTGTGTTTAGCATGCAGAGGACATTTTGGGCAACAGTGGCTGTCACCAGTGGATGGCTGATAGAAGCCATGAATACTCGGCACTTCATGTATCTCATGAATATCTGATATGGTGCTTGCTTGGTACTTCTATCCTTTCCTATATCTATGTAGGAAGATGctctgtttatttatatttaacatttctCACAGGCTATGTTACCTACTTGTTATAACTTTCTActctttatatacattttaacagTCAAGTCAGCTGGCAAGTTTGAGTCTTTAAGATGATTTCACATTTTTCTGCTCTAATTCGGAAATATCTGGACCTGCCAACATGTTCATACCCACCTTTACCCACTGTCTtctttgctctttatttttttttccatttatttttattagtaggaggctaattacaatattgtagtggtttttgccatacattgacatgaatcagccatggatttacatgtgttccccatcccgatcccccttcccgcctccctctccatcccatccctctgggtcttcccagtgcaccagccctgagcacttgtctcatgcatccaacctgggctggtgatctgttttaaccttgatagtatacttgtttcaatgctattctctcagaacatcccaccctcacctcctcccttcTTTGCTCTTTAAATTTTGACTACACTGACTCCCGCTTCCCCAGTTATTATGGAGCATAGAAGACCTACATTGGGTGAAATAGGCAGTAAATACATCAACTTAGGTTTCTATTTCATTACAAGACTTTCACATAGAAAGATTTCACTTTAATCTTTCACAGAGATCTTCTCAGTTGATCCTTGAATCATTTCTGTGAGAAAGTCAGGAATTCTCAGCAACATTACAATGAGAAAATGGGACTGTGGCAAAGTTAAGATTTGCCATGGTCCCTATAATCCAgaatctctcttcctttctccctcattCCCCATCCACCCcacatcttgattatctgggtgtgggtgggggctggAATTGTACATGCTTATTTAAGATATTGGAACAATTCACAATGTTCAATGATTATAACAAAAACCGACATCTATAAATCACTCAAATTTCTGTGAACATTCTTCctgatagttttctatatatccatacatatttatatatactggTAATATTCTGTATTAATAATTCTATCCTTTTGGCTCACATAGAGAAATAACGTACATCAATAGCTACAATATAAGGTTTGGAGTCGAATGTTTCAGAGGAAGAACATTGTGAAAGATGACAGGCACATTTAGCCTTCAGGAGGATAATGCTGCTATTCAGAGAAGTTGGGAGTCTGGAAAGATAAGGTAAGTCTTCGAACTGGTCCAGTGTGATGTCTGATTAGACAGTGACACTTAAGTGCCTCTATCATCATGGTAATGGAAGTAGACATGCAGACTGAACAGTCATTTGTACACATGTATTGTACTGAAAgtcctgaatcagccatgggaggAACAAGCTGACAGCCAGGGCTGGCTTAAAGAGCACTTGAGCCACTCAGGAGGTAGAAACGGGAAGGAAATTATTTTGTTACCAAATTAGAGGTGAAATAGCATTATATTCCTTACTGTTACAGATGGTTAAGAAcgacaaaaacaaaactattaacaCAAAACTATGCATAGTGTATTCTCtttaatttgacaaaattcagaggCTGGATATGGCTAACAAGATTCAGGCAGGCCTTATTTTAATAGTATTTAGTGGAGTAGACAAGGTGGGAAGAGGGGTCACTATTAAAATCACTGTAAATAAGATGTATAATTAATGGTTAAACTGTAAGCTCTTAAAGAAATTTacgaataaaaaaagaaatatatcccTTCATAATAAAATTAAGTACTGTTACACACAACCAATGATATTTAGTAAAAGAAGCTGACTACATTTttattcatactttttttttttttttgccccaaatGCTTTAAGGAAATAAGCAGTTGTACCTTTTCCTCCTGTAATATTTtgtcctaaatttttttttattagaatcaTTCACctaaagtctttttcttttttggtatcaAAGATGCAAAATTTAACATATGGTAAACAGATTAGGGCAACGTATACTCAGattctaaatatttttgtttgatttaaagaaaaactgttatTTAACCAGttgttctcaaactttaatgtgtttCAGAATCAACTGGAGGGTTTGTTAAAATACAAGTTGCTAGATCTCACTGCCCAAAGTTTCTCATGCAACAGGTCTGGGGTTTTGCAAAATCTGGGTCCAAGATTTTGAATTTCTAGCAATTCCCAGGTAAGCTGATGCTCCTAGACTAGATACCACACTTTGGGAATCACTAGTTTAGATAATGGATATGTCGCATCCTCCTTCctttattctttgatttcttttcaaaCTTTTGATAatctccttcttcagaggatctcaTGTATTCAATCTGTAttgcctttaaaaagaaaaaaaaatcatagtgatGTTTGAAATAGAAATGTCATCAGTTACTGTTGAGATTTTAATTTGAAGGGAAGATGAAACATCTTAAACATTGAATCCTTTTGTTTACTTCTCACTTGGACATCTTCACAAATGTTATTCTTGCCTCTCCCTCCCTGATCCTACCCCTCCCCTTTACTGTATATCTTATCAGGAAGCCAGGCATTCTGCTCCTTAACAGCCTGATACAAGCCTGATCTCTAAGCCTGATCATTTTCCAGCAGCCAGTGACCTCTGCTGTTAGGACTCCTATAATAATCATCTTTTACATTTCACATCATCCCAAATATGTGACACCATGTACTTTTTggttgtatatgtatgtattttatgtattatttttttcccctagtgcgtggggctgcagagttggaaaCCTCTAAAATCATAGGCCTGAAACACCAAAAAAACTTTTACTTGCAAACGTAATAGCTGCAAAACTACAATTAGATTTAAGGACAGGAGGTGTGGACCTACGCTTCAATTCAAATTAGGGCAATTTAGCAGTGGTAGTATAGAGAAagactatatctatatataagaACTTGCTTTTGccttattaaaaattaaactgtgCTTTCTGTATTGATGGTATGTTTCTGACAGTCTCCTACTGTAAGCTGCACCAGGCCTTAATGGAAAAATCACATACCAGAATTTTGTTTCTGGAAGACATGCTTTCACATTAAAGTTCTATAGTCTGCCAGCTTTTATTGAAAATTCGTATGTTTCTGCATTTGTATCTTTGTAATGTTATCACCGAAAAACACATCTCTTAAATctttaaattctcattttaatgTTGTACACACACACTGCTCTCAGCGGCTAACTGTGAGGCCCCTCTAGCATAAAAAACACAGGACACCAAAATACCTTCCATATACTGGCCAGATAATCTCCGAGTGTTTAAAATTCAATAAACCCACCTCGGACCTAACAACCccattatttgtttcatttttgaatgGCCAGTTACTGGATTTATTTCTTTGCTAGTGCTCTTGCACCTTCCCAGGTGAGAAGATTGTAATGGCAATTACCACCACCCAGTGTGATCAGCATAGCTGGGAAGTAAAGCCCACACAAACTACTTTCCACAGCCTGGTCCAACGATTACAATTGATAGCGAGCCCCAAAACAAACTTAAGTCGAAGCAGACAAGTGAAGAGCAGCTTTTGGTAAATGACTTGTCTTCCGAGCGTTGGCATTTTTTTGATTCGCTACTTCTGACCCCACTCTAGTCAAATACAAAGTTACCTATATTTTAAGTATCCAGCTCTTCAGATGACCGTGTGGTTGGCCCTAAAAAGGGCCTTTGAGATTGTCACACATAGCACAGGGGCAGCAGCTCAACCTCCGAAGCCGTACAGGGTGCGTCCCTGCCGCTTTAGCGCGTAGACCACGTCCATGGCAGTGACTGTCTTGCGCTTGGCGTGCTCCGTGTAGGTGACGGCGTCCCGAATAACGTTCTCCAGAAACACCTTCAATACGCCTCGGGTCTCCTCGTAAATGAGGCCGGAAATGCGTTTGACTCCCCCACGCCGAGCAAGGCGCCGAATGGCGGGCTTGGTGATGCCTTGGATGTTATCTCTCAGGACTTTGCGATGACGCTTGGCGCCACCCTTGCCTAAGCCTTTGCCGCCCTTGCCTCTTCCAGACATGACTAAGCTGATCAGAAAACCTTGCAGACAGAGAGGGCTGCTTTTACCCCAGATATACAAGAGCAGCGGACCTGAGTGAAAACCGAACGCGCGGGCGGGAAGCGGTCCCAATTGTCCCCGCCCACTCGACTGTTCGTTGTTTCTGTTTCCCTATCCTCCTCCACCCTCCGCAGGGCCCTCTAATGGATCCTCTCCTTtcatgtttattaatttatttttgaagtatagttatttacattttatgttaatttcaggtgtaccaACAacgattcaatatttttataaatcaggTTGCATttggttataaaatattggccacATTATCTGTGCTGTAGAATATGcccttttagtttattttatacatagtactttGTATTCCTTAATCCtctacccctatcttgcccctctccTCTCGGACtgtactcttttatttttttttaataatttaatggatgagtcatttttaaaaatttatttttattagttggaggctaattactttacaatattgtggacTGTACTCTTTTAAAAGATCTATTTGCCAGAATTCCCGGGAGAATTCGGATCCAAGCTTCCGGATCCTGCCGGTGTTTTCGCCTCTGTCTCGCGCCGTCTGTGAGGTCCCAGAAGACATTAGATTTAGGCTAAGAACAAAGGAATGGGGAGAAAAACCAGGGGAAGGGCAGATGGaatccagagacagaaaggagtTAGCGAGCTCCAGCGCCGGATCTAACCCCGACAGAGATCTCCTAGGCTTCGAAACCACGGTTACATAAAACAGCAGACACGGTTTCCACAATTAGCCGGACAGACCCAGGAGGCGACCCCTAGTGCAGCTGCACCTGGCATGCGTGGGGAGCGGGAAGGAGAGAGAGCACAGTAATTCCCGAGTCTCGTCTCTATTTTGTGCGTATGAGGCCTGGAGTTTCACCTCACCCAGGAGAAATCAGATCCTAGGACGTGGAAGTCAGTGAATCCAACGCACTGTCATCCTAAACTGCAGAAAGAAGCAATACATACAAAAAGAAGACTGAAGGGGTTTCTGTACCTTAGTTCCTACAGATCCTCTACATCTGACCCTTGTTTTCAGCGAGAATTCAGTGCCTAAACTGAAGCCCCACATGAAGTTAGCAAAGTTTGCTGAATTGGGTTTCACACAAGAGGACATCTGCTCCATATTGAGAGTCATTATCAGAAACTGCCTTATGAAATTGATTGGGGTTCTACTGATAGCATGTTCATTACCAGGGTCTTCTGTAGAATATAGGAAGAGATGTGGTTTCTACCTCAGAAAGAATTATCTTTTTTCTGAGATacgtttattattatttttttcatgtctaAAACAtacaaacttgaaaaaaaaagaaaaaagctaatagCTAAATGGAGCAAtgttaaataagatttaaaaaatgtatgtccagaatattagaaattataattttaactaatatatttgcaaattatgttgTATTAGCCTAGTCACTGGTGGGAAATAAGTcataacagacaaaaaaaaaaaaagaataaacaacttATCTGCCTTCTTTCATCTCTCCTTTAGTTCTATCTTCTgtgtgctactgctgctgctaagttgcctcagtcgtgtccgactctgtgtgaccccatagagcccaccaggctcccctgtccctgggattctccaggcaagaacactggagtgggttgccatttccttctccaatgcatgaaagtgaaaagtgaaagtgaagttgctcagtcgtgtccaactcttagccaccccatggactgcagcctaccaggctcctccgtctatggaattttccacttCTGTGTGCTAATGAATCTTAAATCTATATCTTTATCTAAACTTCTAGGCTCCAGGCACAGAGATTCTCCTGATTATTCTTCAGTCATTTTAAACTCAAAATCTCCCCAAATCAAAATGTTTAAACTCTCCAAGGTGTGACTCTTGTGGGGGTTAAGGAAATATATTCTATTCTCCCTCCACCCTATAAAAATTGAGGTTCTCTCTCtgctcatctggagaaggaaatggcaacccactccagtatttgtgtctggagaatcccatggaccgaggggcctggctggctacagtccatggggttgcagagtcacacaactgagcgactgaacaactctGCTCTTTGGATGGCGCTATCATGCATCACAAGCCTAAATGAGCAACCTGGAATTCACAGTAGATCTTGAAGAGTAGTAGCATATGCCACTTCAGAATATGACTGAGTGTTCTGGACATGCTACCTCAAAATATGTGGCATTGGTgtattgattattttgagctgtAATACTTTGAAAAACAGCTAATATAGGGATAGACTTTCTTTGAACTCCTTTACCTACCTAAAGACAGATCCTCAGAAAGGAACTCAGTGGATAGAAATCACATTTCCATGGGATTTTATCAATCAGGGAAGACTGGCACAACACAGGAGAGGAAAGTGGACATCACTACCACATTCAGACAAATGTCACAAATGATCACACCACTCATCTGTTCTAGGGGCCCATTTGTCTTTCCTAAAATTCATTTACTCTCCCTTAAAGGCCTACCTGACCACTCTTTCCTATTAAGATGGTATTTAAGTCTGTATTCTAAGCCATTTGGGGGAGTTATTCATTTTGCCCTGTATCTCTCACATAAACCTGAGGTATACCTATTaataaatttgtttgtttttctcttgttaatctgtcttttat is a window of Muntiacus reevesi chromosome 1, mMunRee1.1, whole genome shotgun sequence DNA encoding:
- the LOC136162383 gene encoding histone H3 — translated: MARTKQTARKSTGGKAPRKQLATKAARKSAPATGGVKKPHRYRPGTVALREIRRYQKSTELLIRKLPFQRLVREIAQDFKTDLRFQSSAVMALQEASEAYLVGLFEDTNLCAIHAKRVTIMPKDIQLARRIRGERA
- the H4C14 gene encoding histone H4 yields the protein MSGRGKGGKGLGKGGAKRHRKVLRDNIQGITKPAIRRLARRGGVKRISGLIYEETRGVLKVFLENVIRDAVTYTEHAKRKTVTAMDVVYALKRQGRTLYGFGG